From the genome of Seriola aureovittata isolate HTS-2021-v1 ecotype China chromosome 6, ASM2101889v1, whole genome shotgun sequence, one region includes:
- the ddx10 gene encoding probable ATP-dependent RNA helicase DDX10 translates to MESKRSESLGKKPKPAKMKAEDDPVKNFEKWKKKYKKTQARVKREKAQKKKPEWQVEREDIQRLVSRYPHINTKEAVKFSDFPISKKTLLGLQEAQYRQPTEIQRQTVGFALQGKDVLGAAKTGSGKTLAFLIPVLECLYRQQWSSMDGLGALIISPTRELAYQTFEVLRKVGKNHEFSAGLIIGGKELKSESERIHRTNIVICTPGRLLQHMDETATFHASDLHMLVLDEADRILDMGFADTLNAILENLPNSRQTLLFSATQTKSVKDLARLSLKDPAYVWVHEKAKFSTPATLEQSYVVCELHQKVNMLYSFIRSHLKKKVIVFFACCKEVQYLFRACCRLRPGMPILALHGKQQQMKRVEVYNDFLRKQNAVLFATDIAARGLDFPAVNWVLQFDCPEDADTYIHRVGRTARYKEGGEALLLLLPSEEKGMVGQLQEKKVPINKIQVNPDKLQSVQQKLEAFLAQEKEQKERAQRCFVSYLRSVYLMKNKDVFDVFKLQLQEYAVSLGLAVAPRVRFLNKVQAQRGERGGQREVEQPEEEEELRSFKAQLRGNIPHVEDQNSESEDSDDDDEESGDQQYVDQSRALLLGSDDNDDDDDLRDLDLLMVKRKDVFSLTEDQESLEEPLNGPKKKMEKETKFKEAKKVLKRNFQVNTKVTFNEEGDAMQLWPPVQRAVTGEEEEEEEGSGINVEKARERLKKEDQEFDKDEYRRKVKAKHTEKRLKEKAARREASKQHRQQSDDEDEVVAYLANHSDDEFDPSTLPDPDKQAHEEGVGRGGQYQIRSTKREHSSESSDEEDEELTAARRKKVRQQDDEHSALDTGLSLAEDEDLVLHLLGGRR, encoded by the exons ATGGAGAGCAAACGCTCAGAATCATTGGGGAAGAAACCTAAACCCGCGAAGATGAAAGCGGAAGACGACCCAGTGAAGAACTTcgagaaatggaagaaaaaatacAAGAAGACGCAGGCGCGAGTGAAGCGAGAGAAAGCGCAGAAGAAGAAGCCGGAGTGGCAGGTCGAGAGGGAGGACATCCAGAGGCTGGTTAGCAGGTACCCTCACATCAACACAAAAGAGGCCGTCAAGTTCTCAGACTTCCCCATTTCAAAGAAGACCCTGCTGGGGCTGCAGGAGGCTCAGTATCGGCAGCCCACAGAGATCCAGAGACAGACCGTTGGCTTCGCTTTGCAGGGGAAAGATGTCCTCGGCGCGGCTAAGACTGGCTCCGGGAAGACGTTAGCCTTCCTCATCCCGGTGCTGGAGTGTCTTTACCGGCAGCAGTGGAGCTCCATGGATGGCCTCGGTGCACTCATCATATCCCCTACCAGAGAACTTGCCTACCAGACCTTCGAAGTCCTGCGCAAGGTGGGCAAGAACCACGAGTTCTCCGCGGGGCTCATCATAGGTGGGAAAGAGCTGAAGAGTGAGTCGGAGAGGATCCATCGCACCAACATCGTCATCTGCACCCCTGGCCGGCTGCTCCAGCACATGGACGAGACGGCCACCTTCCACGCCTCCGACCTCCACATGCTAGTCCTGGACGAGGCGGACCGCATCCTGGACATGGGCTTCGCCGATACACTCAACGCAATCTTGGAGAATCTCCCGAATTCCCGGCAGACGCTGCTGTTCTCCGCCACGCAGACCAAGTCCGTCAAAGACCTAGCTCGGCTCAGCCTCAAAGACCCAGCGTACGTGTGGGTTCACGAGAAGGCCAAGTTCAGCACGCCAGCCACCCTGGAGCAGAGCTATGTGGTGTGTGAACTTCACCAGAAGGTCAACATGCTCTACTCCTTCATCAGGAGCCACCTGAAGAAGAAGGTCATTGTCTTCTTTGCATGCTGTAAGGAGGTACAGTACCTTTTCCGGGCCTGCTGCCGCCTCAGACCTGGCATGCCCATCTTGGCTTTGCAtggaaagcagcagcagatgaagagGGTGGAGGTCTACAACGACTTCCTCAGAAAGCAGAATGCTGTGCTCTTTGCCACTGACATCGCCGCCAGAGGCCTGGACTTCCCCGCTGTCAACTGGGTGCTGCAGTTCGACTGTCCGGAGGATGCAGACACCTACATCCACAGGGTGGGCCGCACTGCCAGGTACAAGGAGGGGGGAGaagccctgctgctgctgcttccatcAGAGGAGAAGGGCATGGTTGGccagctgcaggagaagaagGTTCCCATCAATAAGATCCAG GTGAACCCAGACAAACTGCAGAGCGTCCAGCAGAAGCTGGAGGCCTTCCTGGCCcaggagaaggagcagaagGAGAGGGCCCAGAGGTGTTTTGTTTCCTACCTGCGCTCCGTTTATCTGATGAAGAACAAAGATGTGTTTGACGTCTTTAAACTCCAGCTTCAGGAGTACGCCGTTTCTCTTGGCCTCGCTGTGGCTCCAAGGGTGCGCTTCTTAAATAAAGTTCAGGcacagagaggtgagagaggtgggcagagagaggtggagcagcctgaagaagaagaggagctgAGGAGCTTTAAGGCCCAGCTGAGAGGAAACATCCCTCATGTGGAAGATCAAAACTCTGAGTCTGAAGACtcggatgatgatgatgaggaaagCGGTGATCAACAATATGTGGATCAGTCCAGGGCACTACTTCTAGGTTCAGATGacaacgatgatgatgatgatctaaGAGATTTGGACCTGTTGATGGTCAAAAGAAAGGACGTCTTCAGTCTTACAGAGGACCAGGAGAGTCTGGAGGAACCTTTAAATGGCCCcaagaagaaaatggaaaaagagacaaagttCAAAGAGGCCAAAAAGGTGCTTAAGAGAAACTTCCAAGTCAACACCAAAGTGACTTTTAATGAAGAGGGAGACGCTATGCAGCTGTGGCCACCAGTTCAACGGGCAGTGActggtgaagaggaggaagaggaggaaggttCAGGTATCAATGTGGAGAAGGCCAGGGAGAGACTGAAAAAGGAAGACCAGGAGTTTGACAAGGATGAGTACAGGCGCAAAGTGAaagccaaacacacagagaagaggTTGAAGGAAAAGGCAGCCAGGAGGGAGGCCAGCAAGCAGCACAGGCAGCAGTCTGACGACGAGGACGAGGTGGTGGCGTACCTGGCCAATCACAGCGATGATGAGTTTGACCCCAGCACCCTGCCGGACCCCGACAAACAGGCCCACGAGGAGGGGGTTGGGCGCGGGGGGCAGTATCAGATAAGGTCCACTAAACGGGAGCACAGCAGTGAAAGcagtgatgaggaagatgaggagctCACAGCAGCGAGGAGGAAGAAAGTGAGACAGCAGGATGATGAGCACTCAGCTCTGGACACAGGTCTCTCTCTGGCTGAAGATGAGGATTTAGTCTTACATCTGCTGGGAGGACGGAGGTAG